In one window of Lynx canadensis isolate LIC74 chromosome A3, mLynCan4.pri.v2, whole genome shotgun sequence DNA:
- the NEURL2 gene encoding neuralized-like protein 2, with protein sequence MAAVSEPVDLGAPWRAARPEPPPTRFHRVHGANIRVDPSGTRATRVESFAHGLCFSREPLAPGQVFLVEIEEKELGWCGHLRLGLTALDPATLAAVPEFSLPDLVSLGHTWVFAITRHHNRVPREDGPEAEAAVPSRPPALLVEPYLCIEQFRIPRDRLVGRSRPGLYSHLLDQLYELNVLPPTARRSRLGVLFCPRPDGTADMHIVINGEDMGPSARGLPAAQPLYAVVDVFASTKSVRLVQLEYGLPSLQTLCRLVIQRSVVHRLAIDGLHLPKGLKDFCKYE encoded by the exons ATGGCTGCTGTCTCCGAGCCCGTGGACTTGGGTGCGCCTTGGAGAGCCGCGCGCCCCGAGCCCCCTCCCACCCGCTTCCACAGGGTGCATGGTGCCAACATCCGCGTGGACCCCTCCGGGACGCGGGCCACACGCGTGGAGAGTTTCGCTCACGGCCTGTGCTTCAGTCGCGAGCCGCTGGCCCCGGGCCAGGTATTCTTGGTCGAGATCGAGGAGAAAGAGCTGGGCTGGTGCGGGCACCTGCGCCTCGGCCTGACTGCGCTAGACCCTGCCACTCTGGCCGCGGTGCCCGAGTTTTCGCTGCCCGACCTGGTCAGCCTCGGCCACACCTGGGTCTTTGCCATCACGCGCCATCACAACCGCGTGCCCCGGGAGGACGGCCCGGAGGCAGAGGCAGCGGTCCCCAGCcgccccccagccctcctggtGGAACCCTATCTGTGCATTGAGCAGTTTCGCATTCCCCGAGACCGCCTGGTGGGCCGCAGCCGGCCCGGGCTCTACAGCCACCTCCTGGATCAGCTGTATGAGCTGAACGTGCTGCCTCCGACCGCGCGCCGCAGCCGCCTGGGCGTTCTTTTCTGCCCGCGCCCTGACGGCACGGCGGACATGCACATCGTCATCAACGGCGAGGACATGGGTCCCAGCGCCCGGGGGCTGCCAGCCGCCCAGCCCCTCTACGCAGTGGTGGACGTCTTTGCCTCCACCAAGAGTGTGCGCCTTGTCCAGCTCGAGTATGGCT TGCCGTCCCTGCAGACTCTGTGCCGCCTAGTCATCCAGAGGAGTGTGGTGCACCGGTTGGCCATCGATGGGCTCCACCTGCCGAAAGGACTTAAGGATTTCTGCAAGTATGAGTAA
- the SPATA25 gene encoding spermatogenesis-associated protein 25, whose product MVERVGEEAGDCSLTNGGFGADMSYFMSPQAHQGLLPSSQGGAASPGSSLGLYSAVEPVVVAPGGLGPLSQKPEQVAPAAQARGPALAVPEARGCPGGASWETLRRKEYSRYHHKSPHARQPESLGWEDGCSRNRAPHLGGPSRPGPLLLCGLSPGILPMPSEAGGKEAGSQPDICILTLAMMIAGIPTVPVPGLREEDLIRAAQAFMMAHPEPEGAVEGARWEQARAHAASGQMPLTRSRRGQPPGSCL is encoded by the exons ATGGTGGAAAGGGTaggagaggaggcaggtgacTGTTCCCTCACAAACGGGGGCTTTGGGGCAGACATGTCCTATTTCATGTCTCCACAAGCTCATCAAGGTCTTCTGCCTTCCAGCCAAG GTGGGGCTGCTTCTCCGGGCTCATCCCTTGGCCTCTATAGTGCTGTAGAGCCAGTAGTGGTGGCCCCTGGTGGACTAGGCCCACTGAGCCAGAAACCTGAGCAGGTGGCGCCTGCTGCCCAGGCCCGGGGCCCGGCCCTGGCAGTGCCAGAAGCCAGGGGCTGCCCTGGGGGGGCTAGCTGGGAGACCCTGCGGCGGAAGGAGTACAGCCGATACCACCACAAGTCCCCCCACGCGAGGCAGCCGGAGAGCTTGGGCTGGGAGGACGGCTGCTCCAGAAACAGAGCTCCCCACCTGGGTGGCCCCAGCAGGCCTGGGCCCCTGCTGCTGTGTGGGCTGTCACCAGGGATTTTACCCATGCCCTCTGAGGCAGGGGGGAAGGAGGCCGGCTCCCAGCCTGACATCTGCATCCTTACCCTGGCCATGATGATCGCTGGCATCCCCACCGTGCCTGTCCCCGGCCTGCGGGAAGAGGACCTGATCCGGGCAGCTCAAGCTTTCATGATGGCCCATCCGGAGCCAGAGGGGGCTGTGGAGGGGGCGCGGTGGGAGCAGGCACGCGCCCACGCAGCCTCTGGGCAAATGCCCCTAACGAGATCCAGGAGAGGCCAGCCTCCTGGCTCCTGCTTGTAG
- the ZSWIM1 gene encoding zinc finger SWIM domain-containing protein 1, translated as MALTMLNELLIEDPNPPMLLYQISKTAELDTLNYQSCFMQGVFAHFPEILFIHRTYNPVGKVLYTFLVDGPRVQLEGHLARAVYFAIPAKEDAEGLAQMFQVFKKFNPAWERVCTILVDPHFLPLPTLTMEFPAAEVLLSAFHICKFLQGKFYQLSLEQPVERVLLTSLQSTMCSATAGNLRKLYMLLSSCIPPAQLPELHSHWLLNDRIWLAHRWRSRAESSRYFQGLEVTTRVLSQFFGTTPCVEQGVTLLLRYMQQNSGDKASSSLGLSPQNNHAPLDVSPESPRVEQLVEARIQHSLNAICTGPAAQLCLGELAVVQKSVHLIGSGSEKVNIQILEDTHRVQPQPPASCSCYFNQAFHLPCRHILALLSARHQVLQPDMLPAQWTAGCAASLDNILGSKWSETLDKHLAVALLTEEVSQLLQHCSQEEFERRYSTLRELADSWIGPYEQVQL; from the coding sequence ATGGCCCTGACAATGCTGAATGAGCTCCTGATTGAGGACCCAAACCCACCTATGCTGCTGTATCAGATTAGCAAGACTGCTGAGTTAGATACCCTCAACTACCAGAGCTGCTTTATGCAAGGtgtctttgcccatttccctGAGATCTTATTTATCCACCGGACCTATAACCCAGTGGGCAAGGTGCTGTATACCTTCCTGGTAGATGGACCTCGGGTGCAGCTGGAGGGTCATCTTGCCCGGGCGGTCTACTTCGCCATTCCCGCCAAGGAGGATGCTGAAGGCCTGGCCCAGATGTTCCAGGTGTTTAAGAAGTTTAACCCAGCATGGGAGAGAGTCTGTACCATCCTGGTGGATCCCCacttcctccccctgcccaccctcactATGGAGTTCCCCGCAGCCGAGGTCCTGCTCTCAGCCTTCCACATCTGTAAGTTCCTCCAGGGCAAGTTCTATCAGCTGTCCCTTGAACAGCCTGTGGAGAGGGTGCTCCTCACTTCCCTGCAGAGCACGATGTGCTCGGCCACAGCTGGCAACCTGAGGAAGTTGTATATGCTCCTGAGCAGCTGCATCCCTCCGGCCCAGCTGCCCGAGCTCCACTCACACTGGCTGCTCAATGACCGCATCTGGCTGGCCCACCGCTGGAGAAGCCGGGCCGAGAGCAGCCGCTACTTCCAGGGCCTGGAGGTCACCACCCGCGTCCTCAGCCAGTTCTTTGGCACCACCCCGTGTGTGGAACAAGGCGTGACCTTGCTGCTCCGATACATGCAGCAGAACTCTGGAGACAAGGCAAGCTCCAGCCTGGGCCTGAGTCCCCAGAACAATCACGCCCCCTTAGACGTCAGCCCCGAAAGCCCCAGAGTGGAGCAGTTAGTAGAAGCCCGCATCCAGCACTCCCTCAATGCCATCTGCACGGGGCCAGCGGCCCAGCTCTGCCTGGGTGAGCTTGCTGTGGTCCAGAAATCGGTGCACCTCATTGGCTCCGGCTCAGAAAAGGTGAACATACAGATCCTGGAGGACACCCATAGGGTGCAGCCTCAGCCCCCTGCCAGCTGCAGCTGCTACTTTAACCAGGCCTTCCACCTGCCCTGCCGCCACATCCTAGCCCTGCTCAGTGCCCGCCACCAGGTGCTCCAGCCCGACATGCTGCCAGCCCAGTGGACAGCAGGCTGTGCTGCCAGTCTAGACAACATCCTGGGCAGCAAGTGGAGTGAGACACTGGACAAGCACTTGGCCGTGGCGCTCCTCACTGAGGAGGTGAGTCAGCTCTTGCAGCACTGCAGCCAGGAGGAGTTTGAACGGAGGTACAGCACCTTGCGGGAACTGGCCGACAGCTGGATCGGCCCTTATGAGCAGGTCCAGCTCTGA
- the ZSWIM3 gene encoding zinc finger SWIM domain-containing protein 3 — protein MELGSCFKTYEDFKECFSAYKKENRCSFILRDCVSVRFHNLNHGTSIREDILYMQVKFVCIRTQSNRKRTSEADVCPAYLLLRYNEKLDRLFISELNTQHVHVDSKTAGPRGDTTGKPQKTMYLQKPQPEQPATKKDLDLAKKPPVEPSFCLDKVQAPSQPEQEGITPSDLAKIAKVMKNFLKVDEGSMASLSVGNSQDLDRLSFQSSKMTDLFIRFPENLLLHRVENTQGHILYAFLVENKEREGRVVHFAVLKAETATSVAKMLSIFTEFNTDWPKVKVVFVDPSFPHRAILQEIFPAARILLSIYHTTRLLEKKLHRSSANPSFKRLMKEALREAVFVTSDASLQNLCQMSQALLDEELFSFLQAHWFSCELLWYMHVRKGLHACNTYMDSLDVVTSKVSGLFREQQSLLDCILRFVDYIDFFNTKGLKNLPTAPPKLKRARPASMPPKSKKAFGVCGGSLTRLPVEKTKPEPQRAPLRQQPQVQPSQEGMLATLHGSGSELAYKLCHNEWEVVQNSTHLVDVAGSSVDIQLLEDSHQVSKDGCSCSCSFQQWYHLPCRHILALLHTSQKPVGEAMVCRRWQKRYQHLLGPNGELRDPVVVPNIGQPGKQGRSDVIQDLSRELANLLMQSEGPELEERCSTLRKIVDIWADPCQPPEPSQQPEDFKDVGRLPFLWGKQEEGEGLPLAGATIHD, from the exons ATGGAGCTGGGCAGCTGCTTCAAAACCTACGAGGACTTCAAGGAGTGCTTCAGCGCCTACAAAAAGGAGAACAGGTGCTCCTTCATTCTCAGGGACTGCGTCTCCGTCCGCTTCCACAACCTCAACCACGGCACGTCAATCCGCGAGGACATCCT ATACATGCAGGTGAAATTTGTCTGTATTCGGACCCAGTCAAACAGGAAGAGAACATCAGAGGCAGACGTGTGCCCAGCATACTTGCTCCTGCGGTACAATGAGAAACTGGATCGACTATTTATTAGTGAACTCAACACCCAGCATGTCCATGTTGATTCCAAAACTGCAGGACCCAGAGGAGACACCACTGGCAAACCTCAAAAGACCATGTACCTGCAGAAACCCCAGCCTGAGCAGCCTGCAACCAAGAAAGACCTTGACCTAGCCAAGAAGCCCCCCGTTGAACCATCATTTTGCTTAGACAAGGTCCAAGCACCCTCCCAGCCAGAGCAGGAGGGCATCACTCCTTCTGACCTGGCCAAGATAGCAAAAGTGATGAAAAACTTTCTTAAGGTGGATGAGGGTTCCATGGCCTCTCTCAGCGTGGGCAACAGCCAAGACCTGGACCGGCTCAGCTTCCAGAGCAGCAAGATGACCGATCTGTTTATCCGCTTCCCAGAGAATCTCCTGCTGCACCGCGTGGAGAACACCCAGGGCCACATCCTCTACGCTTTCTTGGTGGAGAACAAGGAGCGAGAGGGCCGAGTGGTACACTTCGCCGTGCTCAAGGCTGAGACAGCTACCTCCGTGGCCAAGATGCTGAGTATCTTCACAGAGTTCAACACAGACTGGCCCAAGGTCAAGGTGGTCTTTGTGGACCCGTCCTTCCCCCATCGAGCCATCCTGCAGGAGATCTTCCCTGCCGCCCGCATCCTCCTGTCCATCTACCACACCACCCGGCTCTTGGAGAAGAAGTTGCATCGCAGTTCGGCAAATCCATCCTTTAAAAGGCTCATGAAGGAAGCCCTGCGGGAGGCTGTGTTTGTCACTTCTGATGCCAGCCTGCAAAATCTCTGTCAGATGTCCCAAGCCCTACTGGATGAGGAGCTCTTCAGCTTCCTGCAGGCCCACTGGTTCTCCTGTGAGCTGCTGTGGTACATGCACGTGAGGAAAGGCCTGCACGCGTGCAACACGTACATGGACAGCCTAGACGTTGTCACCAGCAAGGTGTCCGGCCTCTTTCGGGAACAGCAGTCTCTGCTGGACTGCATCCTCCGCTTTGTGGATTATATAGACTTCTTTAATACCAAAGGCTTGAAAAACTTGCCCACAGCTCCTCCCAAGTTAAAAAGAGCCCGACCAGCCAGCATGCCACCAAAGTCCAAGAAGGCATTTGGAGTCTGTGGGGGGAGCCTCACCAGGCTCCCTGTGGAAAAGACAAAGCCAGAGCCACAGCGGGCGCCGTTGCGGCAGCAGCCACAGGTGCAGCCCTCCCAGGAGGGCATGCTAGCCACCCTGCACGGGAGTGGCTCTGAACTGGCCTATAAGCTGTGCCACAATGAGTGGGAGGTGGTGCAGAACTCCACCCACCTGGTGGACGTTGCTGGCTCCTCTGTGGACATTCAGCTGCTAGAGGATTCTCACCAGGTGAGCAAGGATGGCTGTAGCTGCAGCTGTTCCTTTCAACAGTGGTACCACCTGCCCTGCCGGCACATTTTGGCCCTGCTGCACACCAGCCAGAAGCCTGTGGGTGAAGCCATGGTGTGCCGCCGGTGGCAGAAGAGGTACCAGCACCTCCTCGGGCCCAATGGGGAGCTCCGGGACCCTGTTGTGGTCCCAAACATAGGCCAGCCTGGGAAGCAAGGACGGAGTGACGTGATTCAGGACCTCAGCAGGGAGCTGGCAAACCTGCTAATGCAGAGTGAGGGGCCAGAGCTAGAGGAGCGCTGTTCCACCCTGCGCAAGATTGTGGACATCTGGGCTGACCCCTGCCAGCCGCCTGAGCCCAGTCAGCAGCCGGAGGACTTCAAGGATGTGGGCCGCCTCCCTTTCCTCTGGGGAAagcaagaggaaggggagggactcCCTCTTGCTGGAGCCACGATTCATGATTAA
- the ACOT8 gene encoding acyl-coenzyme A thioesterase 8 isoform X3 has product MSSSQAPEDQQGGGDPPGDLRSVLVTSVLNLEPLDEDLFRGRHYWVPTTQRLFGGQIVGQALVAAAKSVSEDVHVHSLHCYFVRTGDPKVPVLYQVERTRTGTSFSVRSVKAVQHGKPIFICQASFQQAQPSPLQHQFSMPVVPPPEELLDHEFLVDQYLRDPNLQEMYRVGLNRIAAKEVPIEIKLVNPPILSQLQSKEPKQMFWVRARGHIGEGDVKMHCCVAAYISDYAFLGTALLPHHWQCNVHFMVSLDHSMWFHNPFRADHWMLYECESPWAGSGILLFKRTG; this is encoded by the exons ATGTCGTCCTCGCAGGCTCCAGAGGACCAGCAGGGCGGCGGCGATCCCCCCGGGGACCTCCGCAGCGTCCTGGTTACCAGCGTGCTCAACCTCGAGCCGCTAGACGAGGATCTGTTCAG aggAAGGCATTACTGGGTACCCACAACCCAGCGGCTGTTTGGGGGTCAGATCGTGGGCCAGGCCTTGGTGGCTGCAGCCAAGTCTGTGAGTGAAGACGTCCACGTGCACTCTTTGCATTGCTACTTTGTACGGACAG GGGACCCAAAGGTGCCGGTACTGTACCAGGTGGAGCGAACTCGAACAGGGACGAGCTTCTCTGTGCGCTCTGTGAAGGCCGTGCAGCATGGCAAGCCCATCTTTATCTGCCAGGCCTCCTTCCAGCAGGCACAGCCCAGCCCCCTGCAGCACCAGTTCTCCATGCCCGTTGTGCCCCCACCGGAAGAACTGCTTGACCATGAGTTCCTCGTTGACCAGTATTTAAG GGACCCCAACCTCCAAGAGATGTACCGGGTGGGACTGAACCGAATTGCTGCCAAGGAGGTGCCCATTGAGATCAAGCTGGTAAACCCACCGATCCTGAGCCAGCTGCAGAGCAAGGAGCCCAAACAGATGTTCTGGGTGCGAGCCCGGGGCCATATTG GGGAGGGCGACGTGAAGATGCATTGCTGTGTGGCTGCCTACATCTCGGACTATGCCTTCCTGGGCACAGCACTGCTGCCCCACCACTGGCAGTGTAACGTGCACTTCATGGTCTCTTTGGACCACTCCATGTGGTTCCACAACCCCTTCCGAGCTGACCACTGGATGCTCTATGAATGCGAGAGCCCCTGGGCTG GCTCTGGCATTCTTCTCTTCAAAAGGACAGGGTGA
- the ACOT8 gene encoding acyl-coenzyme A thioesterase 8 isoform X1: protein MSSSQAPEDQQGGGDPPGDLRSVLVTSVLNLEPLDEDLFRGRHYWVPTTQRLFGGQIVGQALVAAAKSVSEDVHVHSLHCYFVRTGDPKVPVLYQVERTRTGTSFSVRSVKAVQHGKPIFICQASFQQAQPSPLQHQFSMPVVPPPEELLDHEFLVDQYLRDPNLQEMYRVGLNRIAAKEVPIEIKLVNPPILSQLQSKEPKQMFWVRARGHIGEGDVKMHCCVAAYISDYAFLGTALLPHHWQCNVHFMVSLDHSMWFHNPFRADHWMLYECESPWAGEYGATRTRVLTLGGRKPAFWGDAALRPQPVGHCTCHFLSCLL from the exons ATGTCGTCCTCGCAGGCTCCAGAGGACCAGCAGGGCGGCGGCGATCCCCCCGGGGACCTCCGCAGCGTCCTGGTTACCAGCGTGCTCAACCTCGAGCCGCTAGACGAGGATCTGTTCAG aggAAGGCATTACTGGGTACCCACAACCCAGCGGCTGTTTGGGGGTCAGATCGTGGGCCAGGCCTTGGTGGCTGCAGCCAAGTCTGTGAGTGAAGACGTCCACGTGCACTCTTTGCATTGCTACTTTGTACGGACAG GGGACCCAAAGGTGCCGGTACTGTACCAGGTGGAGCGAACTCGAACAGGGACGAGCTTCTCTGTGCGCTCTGTGAAGGCCGTGCAGCATGGCAAGCCCATCTTTATCTGCCAGGCCTCCTTCCAGCAGGCACAGCCCAGCCCCCTGCAGCACCAGTTCTCCATGCCCGTTGTGCCCCCACCGGAAGAACTGCTTGACCATGAGTTCCTCGTTGACCAGTATTTAAG GGACCCCAACCTCCAAGAGATGTACCGGGTGGGACTGAACCGAATTGCTGCCAAGGAGGTGCCCATTGAGATCAAGCTGGTAAACCCACCGATCCTGAGCCAGCTGCAGAGCAAGGAGCCCAAACAGATGTTCTGGGTGCGAGCCCGGGGCCATATTG GGGAGGGCGACGTGAAGATGCATTGCTGTGTGGCTGCCTACATCTCGGACTATGCCTTCCTGGGCACAGCACTGCTGCCCCACCACTGGCAGTGTAACGTGCACTTCATGGTCTCTTTGGACCACTCCATGTGGTTCCACAACCCCTTCCGAGCTGACCACTGGATGCTCTATGAATGCGAGAGCCCCTGGGCTGGTGAGTATGGGGCCACCAGGACAAGGGTGCTGACGTTGGGGGGCAGGAAGCCTGCTTTCTGGGGTGATGCTGCCCTCCGCCCCCAGCCTGTGGGGCACTGCACATGTcacttcctctcctgcctcctctag
- the ACOT8 gene encoding acyl-coenzyme A thioesterase 8 isoform X4, with amino-acid sequence MSSSQAPEDQQGGGDPPGDLRSVLVTSVLNLEPLDEDLFRGRHYWVPTTQRLFGGQIVGQALVAAAKSVSEDVHVHSLHCYFVRTGDPKVPVLYQVERTRTGTSFSVRSVKAVQHGKPIFICQASFQQAQPSPLQHQFSMPVVPPPEELLDHEFLVDQYLRDPNLQEMYRVGLNRIAAKEVPIEIKLVNPPILSQLQSKEPKQMFWVRARGHIGWKKIPLKGPSEGDLRSEDWISVFTHPCPLPIPAAFVTCHTHTHTL; translated from the exons ATGTCGTCCTCGCAGGCTCCAGAGGACCAGCAGGGCGGCGGCGATCCCCCCGGGGACCTCCGCAGCGTCCTGGTTACCAGCGTGCTCAACCTCGAGCCGCTAGACGAGGATCTGTTCAG aggAAGGCATTACTGGGTACCCACAACCCAGCGGCTGTTTGGGGGTCAGATCGTGGGCCAGGCCTTGGTGGCTGCAGCCAAGTCTGTGAGTGAAGACGTCCACGTGCACTCTTTGCATTGCTACTTTGTACGGACAG GGGACCCAAAGGTGCCGGTACTGTACCAGGTGGAGCGAACTCGAACAGGGACGAGCTTCTCTGTGCGCTCTGTGAAGGCCGTGCAGCATGGCAAGCCCATCTTTATCTGCCAGGCCTCCTTCCAGCAGGCACAGCCCAGCCCCCTGCAGCACCAGTTCTCCATGCCCGTTGTGCCCCCACCGGAAGAACTGCTTGACCATGAGTTCCTCGTTGACCAGTATTTAAG GGACCCCAACCTCCAAGAGATGTACCGGGTGGGACTGAACCGAATTGCTGCCAAGGAGGTGCCCATTGAGATCAAGCTGGTAAACCCACCGATCCTGAGCCAGCTGCAGAGCAAGGAGCCCAAACAGATGTTCTGGGTGCGAGCCCGGGGCCATATTG GCTGGAAGAAGATACCCCTTAAAGGACCCAGTGAGGGAGACCTACGGAGTGAAGACTGGATTTCAGTCTTCACTCACCCCTGtcctctgcccatccctgctGCCTTTGtcacctgccacacacacacacacaccctgtag